Proteins encoded in a region of the Streptomyces sp. NBC_00513 genome:
- a CDS encoding N-6 DNA methylase, giving the protein MSAGLLPSWTEVPLDRLLREPLAAGRSGPAVPGGVPVLRLPALRSATVDLSESQEGMWASAAEAADRLIQPGDILMSRDGMPGARIGRAARVREATGPMTFPATMVRVRVDERLIDPEYLVLAWESSAVRRQIESSVRRGSGLHHIATRDLARVRLPLPPLAEQERIKTSLALWLARVDEEEAAVRATLMRIKDLRTLVIDHGIVGRTTPGPHAATEPSTASAHRPLPAVPAGWRWIPLGELADVVRGPILDSRRADKPHGVEVGSLRPAEFRGERWAHKRMPTVRMDADAAEANRLSPGDVLFVLSGRPDGIGLARVWEQDSPHRTYVPNHHVARVRMAGETLHPRLLALYTNGAGRGWLRGAARHTIGLASLGLDQLRRTPIPIPPLAEQGALLASLEAWDGGLSSVTASAEEALAMADQLRDGCREQALAGRLPHGAAPSSENDERPEGAVTVPPTTPARRPVDRPSEVERQAEQLWSSFPPLSDDGLTDLEYVEQVAYLLFLKVAQELRNRPLNRADVLGRDAWDELALLEGTDLTRHYGTLLAELGERGGVIGRIFHNARNTLRRPVHLQNLIQQVGAGLSWWDERPEWRAPVFDAFLARSGQRHRGGGGQYFTHRALVDAIVSCTRPTVEDTILDPAAGTGGFLVRSFEHIARHLPPGVSPTQRERLSHGAIRGTELVDATARLATMNLLLHGVERLDGDRAAIEVRDSLAVRPGRRRATLVLADPPLGQRRSAVPSTGAPGLPSTEEDLAIARPDFWAATSHQQLNFLQHVYTLLEIGGRAAVVVPDGVLFTGGAGEQVRRQLLKQCDVHTLLRLPVGFSGVSSGVKLNVLFFEKAAARPDGSPATRRLWVYDLRTGRGTADDAPDSPSSGLNAFVAAYRPGHAPDTRVASPDFKPYSADALLGRPGVNLDLGADLREEEPGDTPEPHLIAQQISERLEDAWRRFATLAEQLMPQRDARTFRSG; this is encoded by the coding sequence ATGAGCGCGGGACTGCTGCCCAGCTGGACGGAGGTGCCGCTGGACAGGCTGCTGCGCGAGCCGTTGGCGGCTGGCCGGTCAGGTCCGGCTGTCCCGGGAGGTGTGCCCGTCCTCCGCCTGCCGGCGCTGCGGTCGGCGACAGTCGACCTCTCGGAGTCCCAGGAAGGCATGTGGGCCTCGGCGGCGGAAGCAGCCGACCGTCTGATCCAGCCGGGTGACATCCTGATGAGCCGCGACGGCATGCCCGGCGCGCGGATCGGGCGGGCGGCCCGGGTCCGGGAGGCCACCGGGCCGATGACGTTCCCCGCCACCATGGTGCGGGTGCGGGTCGACGAGCGGCTGATCGACCCCGAGTACCTGGTGCTGGCGTGGGAGTCCAGCGCCGTACGCCGCCAGATCGAGTCGTCCGTCCGCCGGGGATCCGGCCTGCACCACATTGCGACACGGGACCTGGCACGGGTGCGGCTGCCGCTGCCGCCACTCGCCGAACAGGAGCGGATCAAGACCTCCCTCGCCCTTTGGCTGGCCCGCGTCGACGAGGAGGAAGCGGCCGTCCGCGCCACGCTGATGCGGATCAAGGACCTACGCACCCTCGTAATCGACCACGGCATCGTCGGCCGCACCACCCCCGGGCCGCACGCGGCCACGGAGCCGTCCACCGCCTCCGCGCACCGCCCCCTGCCTGCCGTCCCGGCGGGATGGCGGTGGATTCCCCTCGGCGAGCTGGCCGACGTGGTGCGCGGGCCCATTTTGGACAGCCGCCGCGCCGACAAACCGCATGGGGTCGAGGTGGGCTCCCTGCGCCCGGCCGAGTTCCGGGGCGAGCGGTGGGCACACAAGCGGATGCCGACGGTGCGGATGGACGCCGACGCTGCGGAGGCGAACCGGCTGAGCCCCGGGGACGTCCTGTTCGTGCTGAGCGGGCGGCCCGACGGTATCGGCCTCGCCCGGGTATGGGAGCAGGACTCCCCGCACCGCACATACGTACCGAACCACCACGTGGCACGGGTCCGCATGGCCGGGGAGACCCTGCACCCCCGGCTGCTCGCCCTGTACACGAACGGGGCTGGCCGAGGATGGCTGCGGGGGGCGGCAAGGCACACGATCGGCCTGGCCTCCCTGGGGCTCGACCAGCTGCGGCGAACCCCCATCCCCATTCCTCCCCTCGCCGAACAGGGCGCGCTCCTCGCCTCCTTGGAGGCATGGGACGGCGGACTCAGCTCCGTCACGGCCTCGGCCGAGGAAGCCCTAGCGATGGCGGATCAGCTGCGCGACGGCTGCCGGGAGCAGGCCCTCGCGGGAAGGCTGCCACACGGTGCCGCGCCTAGCAGCGAGAACGACGAAAGACCCGAGGGAGCAGTGACCGTGCCGCCGACGACGCCCGCCCGACGTCCTGTCGACCGACCTTCCGAGGTCGAGCGCCAGGCCGAGCAGCTCTGGTCCTCCTTCCCTCCGCTTAGCGACGACGGCCTCACGGACCTGGAGTACGTCGAGCAGGTGGCGTATCTGCTCTTTCTCAAGGTGGCGCAGGAGTTGCGGAACCGACCCCTAAACCGCGCCGACGTCCTGGGGCGCGATGCTTGGGACGAGCTCGCGCTGCTCGAAGGCACGGACTTGACCCGGCACTACGGCACGCTTCTGGCGGAGCTGGGCGAGCGCGGCGGCGTGATCGGCCGGATTTTCCACAACGCACGCAACACCTTGCGCCGCCCGGTGCACCTCCAGAACCTGATCCAGCAGGTCGGGGCAGGGCTTTCGTGGTGGGACGAACGACCGGAGTGGCGCGCTCCGGTCTTCGACGCGTTCCTCGCCCGGTCCGGTCAGCGCCACCGCGGCGGCGGGGGCCAGTACTTCACTCACCGGGCTTTGGTCGACGCCATCGTCTCGTGCACGCGTCCAACCGTCGAGGACACGATCCTGGACCCGGCGGCGGGCACCGGCGGATTCCTGGTGCGGTCCTTCGAGCACATCGCCCGGCACCTTCCGCCGGGTGTCTCCCCCACCCAGCGGGAGCGGCTGTCCCACGGCGCGATCCGGGGGACGGAACTGGTGGACGCGACGGCGCGCCTCGCCACCATGAACCTGTTGCTGCACGGCGTCGAGCGCCTCGACGGAGACCGGGCGGCCATAGAGGTACGGGACTCCCTCGCCGTGCGCCCAGGCCGCCGCCGGGCAACCTTGGTTCTCGCCGATCCGCCCCTGGGCCAGCGGCGCTCGGCGGTCCCGTCTACCGGCGCCCCCGGCCTCCCCAGCACGGAGGAGGACCTCGCCATCGCCCGGCCGGACTTCTGGGCGGCCACCAGCCACCAACAGCTCAACTTCCTCCAGCACGTCTACACTCTGCTGGAGATTGGTGGCCGGGCTGCCGTGGTCGTACCGGACGGCGTCCTCTTCACGGGGGGTGCCGGAGAACAAGTACGTAGGCAGTTGCTGAAGCAGTGCGACGTGCACACCCTGCTCCGCCTACCCGTCGGGTTCTCCGGAGTCTCCTCGGGAGTCAAGCTCAACGTCCTGTTCTTCGAGAAGGCCGCGGCCCGCCCTGACGGATCGCCGGCCACCCGACGCCTTTGGGTCTACGACCTGCGGACCGGGCGCGGGACCGCCGACGATGCCCCGGATTCCCCGAGCTCCGGTCTAAATGCGTTCGTCGCCGCGTACCGGCCCGGGCACGCGCCCGATACCCGAGTCGCCTCACCGGACTTCAAGCCCTACTCCGCGGACGCGCTCCTCGGCAGGCCCGGCGTCAACCTCGACCTCGGCGCCGACCTGCGCGAGGAGGAACCGGGTGACACCCCCGAGCCGCACCTGATCGCCCAGCAGATCTCCGAGCGGCTGGAGGACGCGTGGCGACGATTCGCCACGCTCGCGGAGCAGCTCATGCCGCAGCGCGACGCCCGTACATTCCGGTCTGGCTGA
- a CDS encoding HNH endonuclease, with translation MDNTRLTPPQQWTDRAAKELEKLHEDAVDADKKFLFSEMWREDAIRERLIALMDKCWYCETSFVRSPYHVDHYRPKSAVAGEAKHRGYWWLAYDPANYRLSCHHCNSGGARYGNQSAGLGKGARFPLLGQRAPEGGSLDRELPVLLDPVASEDAELVGFDRQGFARRRPEQPYSGHEIAQDLCRVDETIRMLALNSDLLTEGRSTLIGSVIELVQLYLIRRDDAIVAQYARKQIDGLTQTTAEWSAAAASAERLALLAHDRSGDDAPPAGEAEAGAAEGASGGTEPPTAAADDHRVDLRTLVAALPPAAFSAGEIALTGRGKRGPAKATLLEDGRIMCFRQPMNTPTSAARMAAGDDTVDGWTFWSLTVDGKTQTLADLRDTLISQRG, from the coding sequence GTGGACAACACCAGGCTCACCCCGCCGCAGCAGTGGACGGACAGAGCCGCCAAGGAACTCGAGAAGCTTCACGAGGACGCGGTGGACGCGGACAAGAAGTTTCTTTTCAGCGAGATGTGGCGGGAGGACGCGATCCGCGAACGGCTGATCGCCCTCATGGACAAATGCTGGTACTGCGAGACCAGCTTCGTTCGATCGCCTTACCACGTCGACCACTACCGGCCGAAGTCCGCTGTCGCCGGCGAAGCCAAGCACCGCGGGTACTGGTGGCTCGCCTACGACCCCGCCAACTACCGTCTTTCCTGCCACCATTGCAACAGCGGCGGCGCCCGCTACGGTAATCAGAGCGCCGGACTAGGCAAGGGAGCCCGATTCCCCCTGCTCGGGCAACGCGCGCCGGAGGGTGGGAGCCTGGACCGCGAACTGCCGGTGCTGCTTGATCCCGTGGCGTCAGAGGACGCCGAACTCGTGGGATTCGATAGACAAGGCTTCGCCCGACGCAGACCCGAACAGCCCTACTCTGGCCACGAGATCGCCCAAGACCTCTGCCGGGTGGACGAGACCATACGCATGCTCGCGCTCAACTCCGACCTGCTCACGGAGGGCAGGTCCACCTTGATCGGGAGCGTGATCGAACTCGTCCAGCTATACCTCATCCGCAGAGACGACGCCATCGTGGCGCAGTATGCCCGCAAGCAGATCGACGGCCTGACCCAGACGACTGCGGAGTGGAGCGCGGCAGCCGCATCGGCCGAACGCCTGGCGCTCCTCGCCCACGACCGCTCGGGAGACGATGCGCCCCCTGCGGGAGAAGCGGAGGCCGGAGCCGCCGAAGGTGCAAGCGGCGGAACCGAGCCTCCGACCGCCGCCGCGGACGACCACCGTGTCGATCTGCGAACCCTGGTGGCTGCTCTGCCCCCTGCGGCGTTCTCCGCGGGCGAGATCGCGCTAACGGGCCGGGGGAAGCGGGGCCCTGCCAAGGCGACCCTGCTGGAGGATGGAAGGATCATGTGTTTCCGGCAGCCCATGAACACGCCCACGTCCGCGGCACGGATGGCAGCCGGCGACGACACCGTGGATGGGTGGACCTTCTGGTCTCTGACCGTGGACGGCAAGACCCAGACGCTCGCCGACCTGCGCGACACCCTGATCAGCCAAAGAGGCTGA
- a CDS encoding AAA family ATPase, whose protein sequence is MELLQLRLPDYSGLRNFTLDLEDAVDKGQAIAVLIGPNGGGKSRVLHALAELFGALHRCALGHSGRSDFGYEVRYQLRDTTVEIVQPSAEADPVMWVTDAAGSRDVTPRHDWLRHLPDHVFGYQVHGRVPWGSEFERHVHFAEAELAAWREQWTESWFAWQDRPENEDGVWAEQLELPIACPLYTPGFLCTPDWLPLVLLSLATQWADVFGDHLREQARVDGVVSAVLHLRAPASVGEELSALPYWGLGGPPRALFAEAAASGRFGPVPDSDPLYSAGTPDDGFALTMSSADDVLALRNLFDSDLSMFGLLSTLQMAGYLTVDVRVCKADGSVVGADQLSSGEQQILTVLGLLRLQRGQESLFLLDEPDAHFHPEWSRRWYSSVQRMLGDGQRSQFIAATHEPLLVSNMLRQQIRVLGTGADGQTTVLTPDTNPRGRGAGGLLTSDLFHLRSQLDEHTQDLIDTQYHLIPVAEDDPAARQKLQEVTDRLDGLGFATRHRDPVLSSFLAELHRRRTELIERARSGDAMSEEIETTARFLFDERFTRGV, encoded by the coding sequence ATGGAGCTGCTCCAGCTGAGGCTGCCCGACTACAGCGGCCTGCGGAACTTCACCCTTGACCTGGAGGACGCCGTCGACAAGGGGCAGGCCATCGCCGTACTGATCGGCCCCAACGGTGGCGGGAAGTCCCGGGTCCTACACGCGCTCGCGGAGCTGTTCGGGGCCCTCCACCGCTGCGCCCTCGGCCATTCGGGCCGTTCGGACTTCGGATACGAGGTGCGCTACCAGCTCCGCGACACGACCGTCGAGATCGTACAGCCGTCCGCCGAGGCGGATCCGGTCATGTGGGTGACGGACGCCGCCGGATCGCGCGACGTGACACCGCGTCATGACTGGCTCCGCCACCTTCCCGACCACGTCTTCGGGTACCAGGTGCACGGCAGGGTCCCATGGGGCTCTGAGTTCGAGCGGCACGTGCACTTCGCCGAGGCGGAGTTGGCCGCATGGCGCGAGCAGTGGACGGAGTCCTGGTTCGCCTGGCAGGACCGGCCGGAGAACGAGGACGGGGTGTGGGCGGAACAGCTGGAGCTGCCGATCGCGTGCCCGCTGTACACACCGGGATTCCTTTGCACGCCCGATTGGCTCCCGTTGGTCCTGCTCTCCCTGGCTACCCAGTGGGCGGACGTCTTCGGCGACCATCTGAGGGAACAGGCCCGGGTAGACGGGGTGGTCTCCGCCGTGCTGCACCTGCGCGCCCCCGCGTCCGTGGGGGAGGAGCTGTCTGCCCTCCCGTACTGGGGCCTGGGCGGGCCGCCGCGCGCCCTGTTCGCCGAGGCGGCGGCGTCCGGACGCTTCGGACCGGTGCCGGACTCGGACCCGCTGTACAGCGCGGGCACCCCCGACGACGGGTTCGCCCTCACCATGAGCAGCGCCGACGACGTGCTCGCCCTCCGCAACCTCTTCGACAGCGACCTGTCGATGTTCGGGCTCCTGTCGACCCTCCAGATGGCCGGGTACCTGACCGTCGATGTGCGCGTCTGCAAGGCGGACGGCTCCGTCGTCGGGGCGGACCAACTGAGCTCCGGAGAACAGCAGATCCTCACTGTGCTCGGACTGCTGCGGCTGCAGCGGGGCCAAGAGTCGCTCTTCCTGCTCGACGAACCAGACGCTCACTTCCACCCCGAGTGGAGCAGGCGCTGGTATTCGTCGGTCCAGAGGATGCTCGGCGACGGGCAGCGCTCGCAGTTCATCGCCGCCACCCACGAGCCCCTCCTCGTCTCGAACATGCTGCGGCAACAGATCCGAGTGCTCGGTACGGGCGCCGACGGACAGACAACGGTGCTCACCCCGGACACCAACCCGCGCGGCCGTGGGGCCGGAGGGCTACTCACCTCGGACCTGTTCCACCTCCGGAGCCAACTCGACGAACACACACAGGACCTGATTGACACCCAGTACCACCTCATACCCGTAGCCGAGGATGACCCCGCGGCCCGCCAGAAGCTTCAGGAGGTGACCGACCGGCTCGACGGACTGGGCTTCGCCACCAGGCACCGTGATCCGGTGCTCTCCTCATTCCTGGCGGAACTACACCGGCGACGCACGGAACTCATCGAGCGAGCCCGTTCTGGCGACGCTATGAGCGAGGAAATCGAAACGACAGCACGCTTCCTCTTCGATGAGCGCTTCACCCGGGGAGTTTGA
- a CDS encoding HAD family hydrolase: protein MIIGDSLKDVRTGLEVGARVIGVASGRTTTAELTRAGADLVLDSLVDVARVLNAMCELTTTGG from the coding sequence GTGATCATCGGTGATTCCCTCAAGGACGTTCGCACGGGACTCGAAGTCGGCGCCCGCGTCATCGGCGTGGCTTCGGGAAGGACCACGACCGCCGAACTCACCCGGGCCGGTGCCGATCTCGTACTCGACTCACTCGTGGACGTCGCACGGGTACTGAACGCGATGTGCGAACTCACCACCACGGGTGGGTAG
- a CDS encoding helix-turn-helix domain-containing protein: MAQQTLRYCDQCGCRLSQYNPDGLCASCARSRIEAAPALPVVPERVWQDAGVQQALTALDFGKASRLIRQRGSLRQEDMARLTGLSQAFLSMLESGRRRLTNIDKIIEFLAGVGAPAELLRLPLPRPVDRSPQRPADRSAADLDPTLPWTSARMVAALDHTVGYLAEQLQSTRRNEHVQDMLGELVQAGQNPYVLDGLLDAEIGGFASDDHRRPALVALAQRPSTARPSIARTP, from the coding sequence ATGGCCCAGCAGACCCTGCGGTACTGCGATCAGTGCGGGTGCCGGCTCAGCCAGTACAACCCGGACGGCCTGTGCGCCTCCTGCGCCCGGTCCCGTATCGAGGCCGCCCCCGCATTACCCGTCGTGCCGGAGAGGGTGTGGCAGGACGCCGGCGTTCAACAGGCCCTCACCGCCTTGGACTTCGGCAAGGCGAGCCGCTTGATCAGGCAGCGAGGCTCACTGCGCCAGGAGGACATGGCCCGGCTCACGGGGTTGAGTCAGGCGTTCTTGTCCATGCTGGAATCGGGCCGCCGCCGCCTCACCAACATCGACAAGATCATCGAGTTCCTCGCAGGCGTCGGCGCCCCCGCCGAGCTCCTGCGGCTACCACTCCCACGGCCAGTGGACAGATCGCCTCAGCGGCCCGCGGACCGGTCGGCCGCTGATCTCGACCCGACTTTGCCCTGGACCTCGGCCCGTATGGTGGCGGCACTGGACCACACGGTCGGGTACCTCGCCGAGCAACTCCAGTCGACCCGTCGCAACGAGCACGTTCAAGACATGCTCGGCGAGCTCGTACAGGCAGGGCAGAACCCTTATGTTCTGGACGGCCTGCTCGACGCGGAGATCGGCGGGTTCGCCTCCGACGACCACCGCCGGCCGGCGCTCGTCGCCCTCGCGCAGAGGCCAAGCACGGCACGGCCTTCCATCGCGCGAACACCGTGA
- a CDS encoding SAM-dependent methyltransferase — MAKSLEIEPIGTVVGGRIEPTDDHWGGPAIIRLNPDFPAEVVKGLEEFSHLVVVWHFHMASPADVALHARRPRNNPAWPPTGTFVHRNHRRPNQLAQSFPRLVKVEGLELHVADLDAIDGTPVYDVAPYFREMGPRGEVREPLWPAEMLADYWE, encoded by the coding sequence ATGGCAAAGTCGCTGGAAATCGAACCGATCGGCACCGTCGTCGGAGGCCGGATCGAGCCCACGGACGATCACTGGGGTGGTCCCGCGATCATCCGCCTGAACCCCGACTTCCCGGCGGAGGTCGTCAAGGGCCTGGAGGAGTTCTCACACCTCGTCGTGGTGTGGCACTTCCACATGGCGTCCCCGGCCGACGTGGCCCTCCACGCCCGACGCCCCCGCAACAACCCCGCCTGGCCGCCTACCGGAACCTTCGTCCACCGCAACCACCGTCGACCGAACCAGCTCGCGCAGTCCTTCCCGCGACTCGTGAAGGTCGAGGGCCTGGAACTTCACGTCGCGGACCTCGACGCGATCGACGGCACCCCCGTCTACGACGTCGCGCCCTACTTCCGAGAGATGGGACCGCGCGGGGAGGTACGGGAACCGCTCTGGCCGGCCGAGATGCTGGCGGACTACTGGGAATGA
- a CDS encoding tyrosine-protein phosphatase — MTVRHIEFERLHNFRDLGGYRSADGRTVIPGALYRSDSLGKLRGADWDRFLALDIRTVIDLRYPWEADAKGRVPEPHRFTYANLSIEHRPYDQAEIDPDIDPWRYLADRFAEVAEDGVEEIRQAIELIADAEPGPTVFHCTSGKDRTGLIAAFVLILLDVPEEEILADFALTELATERLTADWHTAHPGRTMRWPAYGRAPSTVMELVLADLKARHGSPIAYLTDHVGITPGTVTRLRARLLTATTPAAPAAPATA; from the coding sequence ATGACCGTCCGCCACATCGAGTTCGAGCGCCTGCACAACTTTCGTGACCTGGGCGGCTACCGCTCCGCCGACGGCCGCACCGTCATCCCGGGCGCCCTGTACCGGTCCGACTCGCTCGGCAAACTCCGGGGCGCCGACTGGGACCGGTTCCTCGCCCTGGACATCCGTACCGTCATCGACCTCCGCTACCCCTGGGAAGCCGACGCCAAGGGCCGGGTGCCCGAGCCGCACCGCTTCACGTACGCCAACCTCAGCATCGAGCACCGCCCCTACGACCAGGCGGAGATCGACCCCGACATCGACCCCTGGCGCTACCTCGCCGACCGCTTCGCCGAGGTGGCCGAGGACGGCGTCGAGGAGATCCGGCAGGCCATCGAGCTGATCGCCGACGCCGAACCGGGACCGACCGTCTTCCACTGCACGTCCGGCAAGGACCGCACCGGCCTGATCGCGGCCTTCGTGCTGATCCTCCTCGACGTGCCCGAGGAAGAGATCCTGGCCGACTTCGCCCTCACCGAACTGGCGACCGAACGCCTCACGGCCGACTGGCACACCGCCCACCCCGGCCGCACCATGCGCTGGCCCGCGTACGGGCGCGCCCCGTCCACCGTCATGGAACTCGTCCTCGCGGACCTGAAAGCACGCCACGGCTCCCCGATCGCCTATCTCACGGACCACGTCGGCATCACCCCGGGGACCGTGACCCGGCTGCGCGCCCGACTGCTGACGGCCACGACACCCGCGGCCCCCGCGGCCCCTGCGACCGCCTGA